A genomic stretch from Juglans microcarpa x Juglans regia isolate MS1-56 chromosome 3S, Jm3101_v1.0, whole genome shotgun sequence includes:
- the LOC121258002 gene encoding ethylene-responsive transcription factor CRF4-like, whose product MDQDQGILCPIKFTEHRNVTKKLTKPRHVVSDGHRKRQAVDPNAPRVVRISVTDPNATDSSSDEEDELVFFFGRQRVKRYVNEINIECGCKTNAISKARKRPAGGSPTCRGPQKIAPTKGRKFRGVRQRPWGKWAAEIRDPVRRVRLWLGTYDTAEEAAMVYDNAAIKLRGPDASTNFVTPPPPKEMPEVNVPSVSCDDSSDESLSHSHSLSSPTSVLHRYIAHSCSEEVQPTKQEKEQEPEQQQQQESIKKPVGKCKREKLDGEEVFRECQAEMSLSDNQGIADYLQLEFPSCYEDLFNYSEPSLLFEDPMPRDIPMDDFGLLFGDNRNESSGSSSMVNPNQGDDYFQDILLSSDPLVVL is encoded by the coding sequence ATGGACCAAGACCAAGGTATCCTATGCCCAATCAAATTCACAGAGCACCGAAACGTTACCAAAAAGCTCACAAAGCCGAGACATGTAGTATCTGATGGCCACCGGAAACGACAAGCTGTAGACCCAAATGCCCCGAGAGTCGTTCGTATTTCGGTGACCGACCCCAACGCCACGGACTCGTCCAGTGACGAGGAGGACGAATTAGTGTTCTTCTTCGGCCGGCAACGTGTGAAGCGGTACGTCAACGAGATCAACATCGAGTGCGGCTGCAAAACCAACGCCATTTCGAAAGCACGAAAACGACCCGCCGGAGGGTCACCGACCTGCCGGGGGCCACAGAAAATAGCTCCGACGAAGGGTAGGAAGTTTCGAGGTGTACGACAACGGCCTTGGGGTAAATGGGCGGCCGAGATTCGGGATCCCGTGAGACGTGTGCGGCTATGGTTGGGGACTTACGACACTGCCGAGGAGGCTGCCATGGTTTACGATAACGCGGCTATTAAGCTTCGAGGCCCGGACGCTTCAACCAACTTTGTCACTCCACCGCCACCGAAAGAAATGCCCGAAGTAAATGTGCCTTCTGTCTCGTGCGATGATTCGAGCGACGAGTCTCTAAGTCACAGTCATAGTCTCTCTTCTCCGACGTCTGTTCTTCATCGTTACATAGCTCATTCATGTAGTGAAGAAGTCCAACccacaaaacaagaaaaagaacaagaaccagagcagcagcagcaacaagaATCGATTAAGAAACCAGTGGGAAAGTGTAAACGAGAAAAACTAGATGGGGAGGAAGTGTTTCGAGAATGTCAAGCCGAGATGAGTCTCTCTGATAACCAGGGTATCGCCGATTATCTACAACTCGAGTTTCCGTCGTGCTACGAAGATCTCTTTAACTACTCCGAGCCGTCGCTTCTTTTCGAAGACCCGATGCCGAGAGATATCCCGATGGACGATTTCGGTCTCTTGTTCGGTGATAACAGAAACGAAAGTTCCGGGTCCTCATCAATGGTGAACCCGAACCAAGGAGACGATTATTTCCAAGAC